From Natrinema amylolyticum, the proteins below share one genomic window:
- the sufB gene encoding Fe-S cluster assembly protein SufB codes for MSSDQDHLQETDTEARFEFKKEENSAVRSGKGLTEEVIRMISDDKDEPDWMLERRLRALEQYHNMPMPSDWPGMPDLSELDVEEIIPYIRPDVDKREGVDDWTELPDEIQDTFDKLGIPEAEKNALSGVGAQYESEVVYQNMQEQWEEKGVIFCNMDEAVREHPELVKEHFMTTCVPPSDNKFAALHGAVWSGGSFVYVPEDVTVEMPVQAYFRMNSEGMGQFEHTLIIAEEGSEVHYIEGCSAPKYGTHNLHSGGVEVFVGEDAHVQYSTVQNWSKNTFNLNTKRAICEENGTMEWVSGSMGSKVTMLYPCTILKGRGSTDTHITIALAGEGQDIDTGAKVYHNAPDTSSTIESKSIAKDGGRTNYRGLVHIADGAEGSSTAVECDALMFDNESTSDTMPYMEIEESKVDVAHEATVGKIGDEDIFYLQSRGLDDDDAKKMIVAGFIEPITEELPIEYAVELNRLIELEMEGSLG; via the coding sequence ATGAGTTCCGATCAAGACCACCTACAAGAGACAGATACTGAAGCCCGGTTCGAGTTCAAGAAGGAGGAGAACTCCGCCGTCCGATCCGGCAAGGGCCTGACCGAAGAGGTCATCCGAATGATCTCCGACGACAAGGACGAGCCCGACTGGATGCTCGAGCGGCGTCTCCGCGCGCTCGAGCAGTATCACAACATGCCGATGCCGTCCGACTGGCCCGGCATGCCCGACCTCTCCGAACTGGACGTCGAGGAGATCATTCCGTACATCCGACCGGACGTCGACAAGCGCGAAGGCGTCGACGACTGGACGGAGCTGCCCGACGAGATCCAGGACACGTTCGACAAGCTCGGCATCCCGGAAGCGGAGAAGAACGCCCTCTCGGGCGTCGGTGCCCAGTACGAGTCCGAGGTCGTCTACCAGAACATGCAGGAGCAGTGGGAGGAGAAAGGCGTCATCTTCTGTAACATGGATGAGGCCGTCCGCGAACACCCCGAGCTCGTCAAAGAGCACTTCATGACGACCTGCGTGCCGCCGAGCGACAACAAGTTCGCCGCGCTGCACGGGGCCGTCTGGTCCGGTGGGTCGTTCGTCTACGTTCCGGAAGACGTCACCGTCGAGATGCCCGTTCAGGCCTACTTCCGGATGAACTCGGAAGGGATGGGCCAGTTCGAGCACACGCTCATCATCGCCGAGGAAGGGTCGGAAGTCCACTACATCGAGGGCTGTTCCGCACCCAAGTACGGCACCCACAACCTCCACTCCGGCGGTGTCGAAGTCTTCGTCGGCGAAGACGCCCACGTTCAGTACTCGACCGTCCAGAACTGGTCGAAGAACACGTTCAACCTGAACACCAAGCGCGCCATCTGCGAGGAGAACGGCACGATGGAGTGGGTCTCGGGCAGTATGGGCTCGAAAGTGACCATGCTCTACCCGTGTACGATCCTCAAGGGTCGCGGCTCGACTGACACCCACATCACCATCGCCCTGGCGGGCGAGGGCCAGGACATCGACACCGGTGCGAAGGTCTACCACAACGCGCCCGATACGAGTTCGACCATCGAGTCCAAGTCGATCGCCAAGGACGGCGGCCGTACCAACTACCGCGGCCTCGTCCACATCGCCGACGGTGCCGAGGGTTCGAGCACCGCCGTCGAGTGTGACGCGCTGATGTTCGACAACGAGTCCACGTCGGACACCATGCCGTACATGGAAATCGAGGAGTCGAAGGTCGACGTCGCTCACGAGGCGACCGTCGGCAAGATCGGCGACGAGGACATCTTCTACCTCCAGTCGCGCGGACTGGACGACGACGACGCCAAGAAGATGATCGTCGCCGGCTTCATCGAGCCGATCACGGAGGAACTGCCGATCGAGTACGCGGTCGAACTCAACCGCCTCATCGAACTCGAGATGGAGGGGAGCCTCGGATAA
- the sufD gene encoding Fe-S cluster assembly protein SufD, translating into MSAGTQVHANLTEEQVREISGDLDEPEWLLETRLEALEALEELDMPDVIRTPGRDWTNLHDLDFESLVDPLNAAEDKDQVGPEEAEVLSWSDAVQEHEDLLKEHFGSIVDPKENYLTALSTALFSTGTVIYVPEGVDAEDVAIRTEQNSRSLFNYTLVVTEESSSVTILERQSTGAEQDEQYYSGVVEVAAGENSYVQYGSLQNLSEEAYNFTVKRGVTDTYATIDWIEGNLGTQLTKTEVSTELRGDSSETQIVGAFYGHNDQHFDLDAKVWHRAEHTTADLITRGVIDDISRSVYEGVQDVGADAWDTSSYQRENTLMLSDESEADASPQLIINNHDTEASHSATVGQIDEEDLFYMTSRGVDPRSARNMLVEGFFVPVLEEIDVDELRDDLSELIGARLRQRE; encoded by the coding sequence ATGAGCGCAGGAACACAGGTACACGCCAATCTGACCGAAGAACAGGTACGCGAAATCAGCGGCGACCTCGACGAGCCCGAGTGGCTCCTCGAGACCCGTCTCGAGGCCCTCGAAGCACTCGAGGAGCTCGACATGCCGGACGTCATCCGGACGCCGGGTCGGGACTGGACGAACCTCCACGACCTGGACTTCGAGTCCCTCGTGGACCCGCTGAACGCGGCCGAGGACAAGGACCAGGTTGGTCCTGAGGAGGCCGAGGTCCTATCCTGGAGCGACGCCGTCCAGGAGCACGAGGATCTCCTGAAGGAGCACTTCGGCAGCATCGTCGACCCGAAGGAGAACTACCTGACGGCACTCTCGACCGCCCTCTTCAGTACCGGGACGGTCATCTACGTGCCCGAAGGCGTCGACGCCGAGGACGTCGCCATCCGAACCGAGCAGAACTCCCGCTCGCTGTTCAATTACACGCTCGTCGTCACCGAAGAGTCCTCTTCGGTCACGATCCTCGAGCGCCAATCGACCGGCGCAGAACAGGACGAGCAGTACTACAGCGGCGTCGTCGAAGTCGCCGCCGGCGAGAACAGCTACGTGCAGTACGGCAGCCTCCAGAACCTCTCGGAGGAGGCCTACAACTTCACCGTCAAGCGCGGCGTCACCGACACCTACGCCACGATCGACTGGATCGAGGGCAACCTCGGCACGCAGCTGACCAAGACCGAGGTCTCGACGGAGCTTCGCGGCGACTCTTCGGAGACGCAGATCGTCGGGGCCTTCTACGGCCACAACGATCAGCACTTCGACCTCGATGCGAAGGTCTGGCATCGTGCGGAGCACACGACTGCAGACCTGATCACCCGCGGCGTCATCGACGACATCTCCCGCTCGGTCTACGAGGGCGTCCAGGACGTCGGTGCCGACGCCTGGGACACGAGTTCGTACCAGCGCGAGAATACGCTGATGCTAAGCGACGAGAGCGAGGCTGACGCCTCTCCCCAGCTGATCATCAACAACCACGACACCGAGGCCAGCCACTCCGCGACGGTCGGCCAGATCGACGAGGAGGACCTGTTCTACATGACCTCCCGCGGTGTCGACCCGCGCTCCGCCCGCAACATGCTCGTCGAGGGCTTCTTCGTCCCGGTCCTCGAGGAGATCGACGTCGACGAGCTCCGCGACGATCTCTCGGAGCTGATCGGTGCGCGTCTGCGCCAGCGAGAGTAA
- a CDS encoding ferritin-like domain-containing protein, with protein sequence MSLGQRVSSDHQLTRLLQIGVVLEELVESRAAHHIESLPPEERAEFDEEVEELLAEAATESAEHRERLEALIDDLEAETVGYEEINALVDAQYGPPEDTDGVLYDQLANEETAYKFYDDLIEAIEASDAEFAVDRDRLLETLYAIREEEKEGVEEVTEIMEHRA encoded by the coding sequence ATGAGTCTGGGACAGCGTGTCTCGAGCGACCACCAGCTGACCCGATTGCTGCAGATCGGGGTCGTGCTGGAGGAACTCGTCGAGTCACGCGCCGCCCACCACATCGAGTCCCTGCCCCCCGAAGAGCGGGCGGAATTCGACGAGGAGGTGGAAGAGTTGCTCGCGGAGGCCGCGACGGAGTCGGCCGAGCACCGCGAGCGACTCGAGGCGCTGATCGACGATCTCGAGGCGGAAACGGTCGGATACGAGGAGATCAATGCACTGGTCGACGCACAGTACGGTCCCCCGGAGGACACGGACGGTGTCCTCTACGATCAGTTGGCCAACGAGGAGACGGCCTACAAGTTCTACGACGACCTCATCGAAGCGATCGAGGCCTCCGACGCCGAGTTCGCGGTCGACCGCGACCGGCTGCTCGAGACGCTGTACGCCATCCGCGAGGAGGAAAAAGAGGGCGTCGAAGAAGTGACCGAGATCATGGAGCACAGAGCATGA
- a CDS encoding metal-dependent transcriptional regulator has translation MNTADQYLKAIYLAQRIEDGPASTGTLADLLEVSPASVNEMIGKLEERELVDHEKYKGASLTDEGLERAHNALQTYCIIERFLANVLEVEEFRDEAHALESVIDDTVAERLDTIIDRPDQCPDCFDAEQDCCELLELEASGRAD, from the coding sequence ATGAACACTGCCGATCAATATCTCAAGGCGATCTACCTGGCACAGCGTATCGAGGACGGTCCCGCATCGACCGGGACGCTCGCGGACCTGCTCGAGGTGAGTCCGGCCAGCGTCAACGAGATGATCGGGAAACTCGAGGAGCGCGAACTCGTCGACCACGAGAAGTACAAGGGGGCCAGCCTGACCGACGAGGGGCTCGAACGCGCCCACAATGCCCTCCAGACCTACTGTATCATCGAGCGATTCCTCGCGAACGTCCTCGAGGTCGAGGAGTTTCGCGATGAGGCCCACGCCTTGGAGAGCGTTATCGACGATACGGTCGCGGAGCGCCTCGATACGATCATCGACCGACCCGACCAGTGCCCCGACTGTTTCGACGCCGAGCAGGACTGCTGTGAACTGCTCGAGCTCGAGGCCAGCGGGCGGGCGGACTGA
- a CDS encoding phospholipase D-like domain-containing protein, translated as MNTRRAVLVAAFGCGLVVSATMLGGFPIANGTAVTDRPAARAPADLDANATALACPPRAADTSGNTGSDVPTQPRIVGLAPNPATDGDGGEFVVLETPPETRLENVTLTDGHTTARLPNETVSGRVALSTAPNVAATMTERPVLALEGRLQLANDGDDLRLRNATTGIDSVSYDRAPTAERWYRTDPATDGENGANGDNGRNSDNDDTGGQWWPTGATCLPVSSTAVDEATAFVLPDGPEVPRETIRNADDRLLLAGYTVTSDAIAAALVDASERGVDVAVLLEASPVGGTPAPTEAVLETLEAGGVDVRVIGGENARYRYHHPKYAVADDRVLVTTENWKPAGVGGESSRGWGVRLENEALAADLATVFRADFEGRDTTTGAAYRANASFVEDENRGVSPDSGSEYPTNHEPATVPVESAELLIAPDNADLRMRELLAAADDEILVVQPSVAADVSLLESTLEAARRGVDVKLLLGSTWYNADGNEALVADLERIADREDLSLEVRLVEDTDRFAKIHAKGVVIDRETAIVGSANWNSNSLENNREVLVALHGEAAANYYADVFEADWAGGSQSFPVGLGVAVIVALAAAAIVGRRYVRFGDRDAADHT; from the coding sequence ATGAATACTCGGCGAGCCGTCCTCGTCGCCGCGTTCGGCTGTGGTCTCGTCGTCAGCGCGACGATGCTCGGGGGCTTTCCGATCGCCAACGGAACGGCAGTGACCGATCGGCCCGCCGCTCGAGCACCTGCCGACCTGGACGCCAACGCGACCGCCCTCGCCTGTCCACCTCGAGCGGCCGACACGAGTGGAAACACCGGCAGTGATGTCCCGACCCAACCGCGGATCGTCGGCCTCGCCCCGAATCCCGCGACCGACGGCGACGGCGGCGAGTTCGTCGTCCTCGAGACGCCGCCCGAAACCCGACTCGAGAACGTCACGCTCACCGACGGCCACACGACGGCACGCCTCCCGAACGAGACGGTTTCGGGACGCGTCGCACTGAGTACCGCGCCGAACGTCGCGGCGACGATGACCGAGAGACCGGTCCTCGCACTCGAGGGCCGTCTCCAGCTCGCGAACGACGGTGACGACCTCCGCCTTCGGAACGCGACGACCGGGATCGATTCGGTGTCCTACGACCGCGCACCGACGGCGGAGCGATGGTATCGGACGGACCCGGCTACCGATGGTGAGAACGGAGCGAATGGCGACAACGGAAGGAACAGCGACAACGACGATACCGGCGGCCAGTGGTGGCCCACTGGCGCGACCTGTCTCCCCGTCTCGAGTACTGCGGTCGACGAGGCGACGGCGTTCGTCCTCCCCGACGGTCCCGAGGTTCCGCGAGAGACGATCCGAAACGCCGACGACCGCCTGCTGCTGGCGGGCTACACCGTCACTTCCGACGCGATCGCCGCCGCCCTCGTTGATGCGTCCGAGCGCGGCGTCGACGTCGCAGTCCTCCTCGAGGCGAGCCCGGTCGGCGGCACGCCGGCACCGACCGAGGCCGTCCTCGAGACGCTCGAGGCGGGCGGCGTCGATGTTCGGGTCATCGGCGGCGAGAACGCGCGCTATCGGTATCATCACCCGAAATACGCCGTCGCCGACGACCGCGTGCTGGTCACGACCGAGAACTGGAAGCCCGCGGGCGTCGGCGGCGAGAGCAGCCGCGGCTGGGGCGTCCGCCTCGAGAACGAGGCGCTCGCGGCCGATCTCGCGACGGTTTTCCGAGCCGACTTCGAGGGGCGGGACACGACGACCGGGGCGGCATACCGCGCGAACGCCTCGTTCGTCGAGGACGAGAATCGGGGCGTCTCGCCCGACTCTGGGTCCGAGTATCCGACGAACCACGAGCCGGCGACGGTGCCCGTCGAGTCGGCCGAACTCCTGATCGCACCGGACAACGCCGACCTCCGGATGCGGGAGCTACTGGCCGCGGCCGACGACGAAATCCTCGTCGTCCAGCCCAGCGTCGCCGCCGACGTCTCGCTGCTCGAGTCGACCCTCGAGGCGGCCCGCCGCGGCGTCGACGTCAAACTCCTGCTCGGTTCGACGTGGTACAACGCCGACGGAAACGAGGCGCTGGTCGCCGACCTCGAGCGGATCGCCGATCGGGAGGACCTCTCGCTCGAGGTCCGCCTCGTCGAGGACACCGATCGGTTCGCGAAGATTCACGCCAAGGGCGTGGTGATCGATCGGGAAACGGCGATCGTGGGCAGTGCGAACTGGAATTCGAACTCGCTCGAGAACAACCGCGAGGTGCTCGTCGCGCTCCACGGCGAGGCGGCCGCGAACTACTACGCCGACGTGTTCGAAGCGGACTGGGCGGGCGGCTCGCAGTCGTTCCCGGTCGGCCTCGGTGTCGCGGTCATCGTCGCTCTCGCGGCCGCTGCGATCGTCGGCCGACGATACGTCCGGTTCGGCGATCGGGACGCAGCCGATCACACCTGA
- a CDS encoding HEAT repeat domain-containing protein, producing the protein MSEDEANGDDAAAEEEADETESVDLEAVRERLEALAADLEELDSTLAAAETEDDLDVVEADLESFRTELESVEVPEPPETDDEDEEDEEPAPEEELQEEYDEIESDLSDLESDLEDQRGPYGEDVVSEIDDASGTITSTRWTEEGNAELIEAIDGFLDELNGLLGTSVALVDEGDEVDEQLDATLDDAADAVADADLDADDDAETIAGLLEATDDLQSEIDDATEWTDLEIREQLRREGYYDVLDHVKDFPPEWHALKVHEKQGNVDQILLALETFDSDFMEDHCMEALERMGPEEAIDPMLQKANRRDQAAMRILGKIGVDDEEVVDTLVDYVDSNPNLQQPAFRALGEIGTADAVEPIAQQLVADEADVRSWAARALGLIGDTRAIEPLADVLENDDADRVRASAAWALNRIGTQEALEIVADYDDDRAYLVQAEAESVDLEPAA; encoded by the coding sequence ATGAGCGAGGACGAGGCGAACGGTGACGACGCGGCCGCCGAAGAGGAAGCGGACGAGACGGAGTCCGTCGACCTCGAGGCCGTCCGTGAGCGACTCGAGGCCCTGGCAGCCGACCTCGAGGAGCTCGACTCGACCCTCGCGGCCGCCGAGACCGAAGACGACCTGGACGTCGTCGAGGCCGATCTCGAGTCGTTCCGGACCGAACTCGAGAGCGTCGAGGTGCCGGAGCCGCCCGAAACCGACGACGAGGACGAAGAAGACGAGGAACCCGCCCCCGAAGAGGAACTCCAGGAGGAGTACGACGAGATAGAGAGCGATCTCTCGGATCTGGAGTCCGATCTGGAGGACCAGCGCGGCCCCTACGGCGAGGACGTCGTGAGCGAGATCGACGACGCGAGCGGGACGATCACGAGCACCCGCTGGACCGAGGAGGGCAACGCCGAACTGATCGAGGCGATCGACGGCTTCCTCGACGAACTCAACGGTCTACTCGGAACGTCCGTCGCGCTGGTCGACGAGGGTGACGAGGTCGACGAGCAACTCGATGCGACCCTCGACGACGCGGCCGACGCCGTCGCGGACGCCGACCTCGACGCGGACGACGACGCCGAGACCATCGCCGGCCTGCTCGAGGCGACCGACGACCTCCAGAGCGAGATCGACGACGCGACCGAGTGGACGGACCTCGAGATCCGCGAACAGCTCCGCCGCGAGGGTTACTACGACGTGCTCGACCACGTCAAGGACTTCCCGCCGGAGTGGCACGCGCTCAAGGTCCACGAGAAGCAGGGCAACGTCGACCAGATCCTGCTCGCGCTCGAGACCTTCGACTCCGATTTCATGGAGGACCACTGCATGGAGGCCTTAGAGCGGATGGGCCCAGAGGAGGCCATCGATCCGATGCTCCAGAAGGCCAACCGCCGCGATCAGGCCGCCATGCGGATCCTCGGCAAAATCGGCGTCGACGACGAGGAGGTCGTCGACACGCTGGTCGATTACGTCGATTCCAACCCGAACCTCCAGCAGCCCGCGTTCCGGGCACTCGGCGAAATCGGTACCGCGGACGCGGTTGAACCGATCGCCCAGCAACTCGTCGCCGACGAGGCCGACGTCCGTAGCTGGGCCGCCCGCGCGCTCGGCCTCATCGGGGACACCCGCGCCATCGAGCCGCTCGCGGACGTCCTCGAGAACGACGACGCCGACCGCGTTCGCGCCAGCGCCGCGTGGGCGCTCAACCGCATCGGCACGCAGGAGGCCCTCGAGATCGTCGCCGACTACGACGACGACCGCGCCTACCTCGTCCAGGCCGAGGCCGAGAGCGTGGATCTCGAGCCCGCGGCCTGA
- a CDS encoding protein sorting system archaetidylserine synthase (This PssA-like phosphatidyltransferase, along with a PssD-like decarboxylase, is required in Haloarchaea for the archaeosortase ArtA to replace the PGF-CTERM sorting signal with a C-terminal lipid anchor.) — protein MLPRFVGRLGVADAVTIANAALGFVAVVVAVADIDLAARLILLAAIADGLDGILARRYGGTDAGPYLDSLADVASFAVAPAVLSFVVVTDGLEIGFESITPQLLLVTAVCALFVAMAVTRLGMYTAYDVAGSHTEGVQTTLAATVLGAAILAGEPKPWLVLAVTGAFCYLMVSRIRYPDLLARDAAIMGVVHALAILVPDFAGRTFPYALLTLGLAYMTCSPWLYWGDAERTGEVDAHGNA, from the coding sequence ATGCTTCCCCGGTTCGTCGGTCGGCTGGGCGTCGCCGACGCGGTGACGATCGCTAACGCCGCTCTGGGGTTCGTCGCGGTCGTCGTCGCGGTCGCCGACATCGATCTGGCCGCCCGCCTCATCCTCCTGGCGGCGATCGCGGACGGCCTCGACGGCATCCTCGCGCGCCGCTACGGCGGCACCGACGCCGGCCCCTATCTCGACTCGCTCGCCGACGTCGCCTCCTTCGCCGTCGCCCCCGCCGTCCTCTCGTTCGTCGTCGTCACCGACGGCCTCGAGATCGGGTTCGAATCGATCACGCCCCAACTCCTGCTCGTGACGGCGGTCTGTGCGCTATTCGTCGCCATGGCCGTCACTCGCCTGGGAATGTACACCGCCTACGATGTCGCCGGGAGCCATACCGAGGGGGTCCAGACGACGCTGGCCGCGACGGTACTCGGCGCGGCGATCCTCGCGGGCGAACCGAAGCCGTGGCTCGTCCTCGCTGTCACCGGCGCGTTCTGTTACCTGATGGTCTCGCGGATCCGGTACCCCGATCTGCTGGCTCGAGACGCCGCGATCATGGGCGTCGTCCACGCGCTCGCGATCCTCGTTCCCGATTTCGCCGGTCGGACGTTTCCCTACGCCCTCCTGACGCTCGGCCTGGCGTACATGACGTGCAGTCCCTGGTTGTACTGGGGCGACGCCGAACGAACCGGCGAGGTCGACGCGCATGGAAACGCTTAG
- a CDS encoding cupredoxin domain-containing protein, with protein MQRRACLAAVGTAVTASLAGCSSVLSAFDDDPCRGEDCHIGMSRTEFTPDVYEIAVGDTVVWKNTSEADHTVTAYEGMIPDEAAYFASGGYESQTAAYEAWEDRGGRLGTRDTFEHTFEVPGTYAYFCIPHEGAEMVGEIVVE; from the coding sequence ATGCAACGGCGCGCCTGTCTCGCCGCCGTCGGAACAGCCGTCACAGCGAGCTTGGCCGGGTGTTCGTCCGTGCTCAGTGCGTTCGACGACGATCCCTGTCGCGGCGAGGACTGTCACATCGGGATGAGCCGCACCGAGTTCACGCCCGACGTCTACGAGATCGCCGTCGGCGACACGGTCGTCTGGAAGAACACGAGCGAGGCCGACCACACCGTCACGGCCTACGAGGGCATGATTCCGGACGAGGCCGCGTACTTCGCGTCCGGCGGCTACGAGAGCCAGACGGCCGCGTACGAGGCCTGGGAGGATCGCGGCGGCCGACTCGGGACACGCGATACGTTCGAGCATACCTTCGAGGTGCCGGGCACCTATGCGTATTTCTGTATCCCTCACGAAGGTGCCGAGATGGTCGGCGAAATTGTCGTCGAGTAG
- a CDS encoding putative quinol monooxygenase, with protein MIVIHASFPIDPDRREEGLELIDDLVAESQQEAGVLDYRAATDVADPNVVRFFEQYEDEAAFGAHAQSDHFQEFSAALPDLLAGDPDVTRFDVESAEDVEL; from the coding sequence ATGATCGTCATCCACGCGAGTTTTCCGATCGATCCCGACCGCCGCGAGGAGGGGCTCGAGCTGATCGACGACCTCGTCGCCGAATCACAGCAAGAAGCGGGCGTACTCGACTATCGGGCCGCGACGGACGTCGCCGATCCGAACGTCGTGCGCTTCTTCGAGCAGTACGAGGACGAGGCGGCGTTCGGCGCGCACGCGCAATCGGACCACTTTCAGGAGTTCTCGGCGGCGCTACCGGACCTGCTCGCCGGGGACCCGGACGTCACTCGGTTCGACGTCGAGTCGGCGGAAGACGTCGAACTCTGA
- a CDS encoding 30S ribosomal protein S3ae: MSERSVSRAKQEKRWYTVLAPEQFDRQELGETPADEPDKVYGRTLETTLGELNNNASENNTKLTFKITDVGSDSAYTEFVEHSLTRDYLRSLVRRGASKIEAYVTVLTTDDYRVQIQPVAFTTKKADASQEKAIRERMVQMIEEAAEERSFEELIDSVVEGRLSSGIYGEAKTIYPLRRVEIQKATLEAHPEEVAEEEATAVDVDEEDVSAD, from the coding sequence ATGAGTGAACGATCAGTTTCACGTGCGAAACAGGAAAAGCGGTGGTACACCGTTCTGGCACCCGAGCAGTTCGACCGCCAGGAACTCGGCGAAACCCCCGCTGACGAACCGGACAAAGTCTACGGCCGAACGCTCGAAACGACGCTCGGCGAACTCAACAACAACGCCAGCGAGAACAACACCAAGCTGACCTTCAAGATCACCGACGTCGGCAGCGACAGCGCGTACACGGAGTTCGTCGAACACTCCCTGACGCGGGACTACCTGCGCTCGCTGGTCCGCCGCGGTGCCTCGAAGATCGAGGCCTACGTCACCGTCCTCACGACGGACGACTACCGCGTCCAGATCCAGCCCGTCGCCTTTACGACCAAGAAGGCCGACGCGAGCCAGGAGAAGGCCATCCGCGAACGAATGGTCCAGATGATCGAGGAGGCCGCCGAGGAGCGGTCCTTCGAGGAACTCATCGACAGCGTCGTCGAAGGTCGTCTCTCCTCCGGCATTTACGGCGAGGCCAAGACGATCTACCCGCTTCGCCGAGTCGAGATCCAGAAGGCAACTCTCGAGGCCCACCCCGAGGAAGTCGCCGAAGAGGAAGCGACCGCGGTCGACGTCGACGAAGAGGACGTCTCCGCGGACTGA
- a CDS encoding KEOPS complex subunit Pcc1 produces the protein MSRRATIRTDHEDATLVARALSPDNTDEMTTTVERDGAGGTADGDDDDRSGTVVTRIDRETTTGLQSTVDDYVVNLAVAIDVASQARPVQDDRPTDTGPVSDHDTDSDTTYNE, from the coding sequence ATGAGCCGGCGAGCGACGATTCGGACGGACCACGAGGACGCAACGCTCGTCGCGCGGGCGCTCAGCCCGGACAACACCGACGAGATGACGACGACCGTCGAGCGCGACGGCGCTGGCGGCACAGCCGACGGCGACGACGACGACCGCTCAGGGACGGTCGTCACGCGGATCGACCGCGAGACGACCACTGGCCTGCAGTCGACGGTCGACGACTACGTCGTCAACCTCGCGGTCGCGATCGACGTCGCGTCGCAGGCGCGACCCGTACAGGACGACCGACCGACGGACACGGGACCTGTGTCCGATCACGATACCGACTCAGACACAACATACAATGAGTGA
- a CDS encoding exonuclease: MSTEGRSAEPASATSALESAGFVRLIARADGDGLAASGLLATALADRETPFQVTVGRTVAERSERARTPTNEGDVTVVIGTADAAADTDETIRLAGTDRPATLEAVDLVRELGATPDPVLAIAGVVAGGSDPGAGETEWLLESALERDLVEQRPGVAVPTADPVDGLAHSTRVRAPWSGDPNATREALSDAVGSDPDTLDADDRRAIGSLVALDVVGAEAATDAAAETVGRVLRPYATPEHAFATLGGIADVLEALARTQPGTGTALAMGHDVRDPALEAWRERGRRAHAALEAASTGRYDGLYVVGIDDGPVEAVAAIAAAYRSPEPAVLVVSDGEAAIATREADPLGATVEGVARELEGSGTDADADSDSETETDSEATGIEYDVGHRRGYLRYDPDVDDSTIIAAARDLL; this comes from the coding sequence ATGTCCACCGAGGGTCGATCCGCCGAGCCGGCGTCCGCCACGAGCGCACTCGAGAGCGCCGGCTTCGTCCGCCTGATCGCCCGCGCTGACGGCGACGGGCTCGCTGCGAGCGGCCTCCTCGCGACGGCGCTTGCCGACCGCGAGACGCCGTTTCAGGTGACCGTCGGACGGACGGTCGCGGAGCGATCCGAACGCGCCCGTACACCGACGAACGAGGGCGACGTGACGGTCGTCATCGGCACCGCCGACGCGGCCGCCGATACCGACGAGACGATCCGACTCGCGGGGACCGACCGACCGGCGACCCTCGAGGCCGTCGACCTCGTCCGCGAACTCGGTGCGACGCCGGATCCGGTGCTCGCGATCGCCGGCGTCGTCGCCGGCGGGAGCGACCCCGGAGCGGGCGAGACCGAGTGGCTTCTCGAGAGCGCGCTCGAACGCGACCTCGTCGAGCAGCGGCCCGGCGTCGCGGTGCCGACCGCTGATCCGGTCGACGGGCTCGCGCATTCGACGCGAGTCCGCGCGCCGTGGTCGGGCGACCCCAACGCGACGCGCGAGGCACTTTCGGACGCCGTCGGGAGCGACCCCGACACGCTCGATGCGGACGACCGTCGCGCGATCGGCTCGCTGGTCGCACTCGATGTCGTCGGTGCCGAGGCGGCGACCGACGCCGCCGCAGAGACGGTTGGTCGGGTACTCCGACCGTACGCCACGCCCGAGCATGCCTTCGCGACGCTCGGTGGCATCGCCGACGTCCTCGAGGCGCTGGCCCGAACCCAGCCCGGCACGGGAACGGCACTCGCGATGGGACACGACGTCCGCGACCCCGCGCTCGAGGCGTGGCGTGAGCGCGGCCGCCGTGCCCACGCGGCGCTCGAGGCGGCGTCGACCGGCCGCTACGACGGGCTGTACGTCGTTGGCATCGACGACGGCCCTGTCGAGGCGGTCGCGGCGATCGCAGCGGCCTACCGGTCGCCGGAGCCGGCCGTCCTCGTCGTTTCCGACGGCGAGGCGGCGATCGCGACACGCGAGGCCGACCCCCTCGGTGCGACCGTCGAGGGCGTCGCTCGCGAACTCGAGGGTTCGGGGACGGACGCGGACGCAGACTCGGACTCGGAGACAGAGACGGATTCCGAGGCGACCGGCATCGAGTACGATGTCGGCCACCGGCGAGGCTACCTTCGATACGACCCTGACGTGGACGACTCGACAATCATCGCTGCAGCGAGGGACTTGCTATGA